A part of Helicobacter himalayensis genomic DNA contains:
- the truB gene encoding tRNA pseudouridine(55) synthase TruB — protein sequence MKNLLIAAYKPPFITSNAFLNILKKRIGEQKAGFSGILDPFASGLLLVAFGAYTKLLPFLPKSPKTYCATLWLGADSQTLDIEGVENVENIAPFNNAQIARALDSLKGEITYIPPSFSAKRINGVRAYKLARDGKEVKLKKQSMQVYALKLLHYNHPFISFEVSLSEGGYVRSLGALLCESLGVKGALSALQRVGEGKLRLEQNERGEFLSLCAESADSHKKIELQDFFAESQSYNKHDRILQTYYPLFNLNPLTILPYPTMCAPCTQEDAYNGKKLLATNAESGIYKWLFKDFFSLVQVREGGEISYLYNRIAYADTF from the coding sequence ATGAAAAATCTCTTAATAGCCGCCTACAAGCCACCATTTATTACTTCAAATGCTTTTTTAAATATTCTCAAAAAGCGCATAGGTGAGCAAAAAGCCGGCTTTAGTGGCATACTTGACCCTTTTGCAAGCGGTTTGTTACTCGTGGCTTTTGGTGCTTACACAAAGCTTTTGCCATTTTTACCAAAATCTCCAAAAACCTATTGCGCGACACTTTGGCTAGGTGCAGATTCCCAAACACTTGATATTGAAGGGGTGGAAAATGTGGAAAATATCGCGCCTTTTAACAACGCGCAAATTGCACGCGCGCTAGATTCCCTTAAAGGTGAGATTACCTACATACCGCCGAGTTTTAGCGCAAAGCGCATTAATGGTGTGCGCGCCTACAAGCTTGCAAGGGATGGCAAGGAAGTGAAGCTAAAAAAGCAAAGTATGCAAGTGTATGCGCTCAAACTTTTGCACTACAATCACCCATTCATAAGCTTTGAAGTTTCATTAAGCGAGGGTGGTTATGTGCGCTCGCTTGGCGCGCTGTTGTGTGAGAGTTTGGGTGTGAAAGGTGCGTTAAGTGCTTTGCAACGCGTCGGGGAAGGAAAGCTAAGATTAGAGCAAAATGAGCGCGGAGAATTCCTTTCGTTATGCGCTGAAAGTGCGGATTCTCATAAAAAAATAGAGTTGCAAGATTTTTTCGCAGAATCTCAAAGCTACAACAAACACGATAGAATCTTGCAAACTTATTACCCGCTTTTTAATCTCAATCCACTCACCATTCTTCCCTACCCCACGATGTGTGCGCCTTGCACGCAGGAGGACGCTTATAATGGCAAAAAACTACTAGCAACAAACGCAGAATCTGGCATCTACAAATGGCTTTTTAAGGATTTTTTCTCGCTGGTGCAAGTGCGCGAGGGCGGGGAAATCTCATATCTCTATAATAGGATTGCATATGCTGATACTTTCTAG
- a CDS encoding carbon storage regulator: MLILSRKQDEGVMIGDEIEIKIISIDKGSVRLGFRAPNNMLILRSELKSAIVLQNKQASTSQEDFQIPEVRKLLKK; the protein is encoded by the coding sequence ATGCTGATACTTTCTAGAAAACAAGATGAGGGTGTGATGATAGGCGATGAGATTGAAATAAAAATCATCTCAATTGATAAAGGCAGCGTGAGGCTGGGATTTAGAGCGCCAAACAATATGCTGATTTTGCGCTCTGAACTTAAAAGTGCGATTGTCTTGCAAAACAAACAGGCTTCAACGTCACAAGAGGACTTCCAAATTCCTGAAGTGCGAAAACTACTCAAAAAATAG
- a CDS encoding 4-(cytidine 5'-diphospho)-2-C-methyl-D-erythritol kinase: MQYIELPCYPKLNVFLKITQRRIDGFHLLSSRFVLAQGALFDVLSIESSECFQIEGAFSCAMEENTIFKAKCALQEILALRAESSLLDSLKVCVQKAIPTGAGLGGGSANAAGFVLGVNKAFALNLTNADFAYIAQKSGADVAFFLSNFTSANISGIGEVVEEFKEPQNTFEIFTPKVFCATPKVYKNFASRMEKNAQYAEKSEIARLESMQSVGILKEHKEGESKNAKRARLNDLFLSALEITPKLENIANELGREWVFSGSGSSFFRVKDS; this comes from the coding sequence ATGCAGTATATCGAACTTCCTTGCTATCCAAAGCTAAATGTTTTTTTGAAGATTACCCAAAGGCGCATTGATGGCTTTCATCTCTTAAGTTCGCGCTTTGTGTTAGCACAAGGTGCGCTTTTTGATGTGTTAAGCATAGAATCAAGCGAGTGTTTTCAAATTGAAGGTGCATTTTCGTGTGCTATGGAGGAAAACACGATTTTCAAAGCAAAGTGCGCCTTGCAAGAGATTTTAGCCCTGCGCGCAGAATCTAGCCTTTTAGATTCTCTTAAAGTCTGTGTGCAAAAAGCAATCCCAACAGGTGCTGGACTTGGTGGTGGAAGTGCGAATGCAGCGGGCTTTGTGCTTGGTGTCAATAAGGCGTTTGCGCTCAATCTTACAAATGCGGACTTTGCTTATATCGCACAAAAAAGCGGGGCAGATGTGGCATTTTTCTTAAGTAATTTCACAAGTGCAAATATTAGCGGGATTGGCGAGGTTGTTGAGGAATTTAAAGAGCCACAAAATACATTTGAGATTTTCACGCCAAAGGTGTTTTGTGCCACGCCAAAAGTGTATAAAAATTTTGCATCGCGTATGGAAAAAAATGCGCAATATGCGGAAAAAAGTGAGATTGCAAGGCTGGAATCTATGCAAAGCGTAGGGATTCTAAAAGAGCATAAAGAGGGTGAAAGCAAGAACGCCAAGCGCGCGCGTTTGAATGATTTGTTTTTAAGTGCGCTTGAAATTACCCCAAAGCTTGAAAATATCGCAAATGAACTTGGAAGGGAATGGGTATTTAGCGGGAGCGGGAGCAGTTTTTTTCGAGTTAAGGATTCTTAA
- a CDS encoding NAD(P)H-dependent oxidoreductase, which yields MDKFLEGALMRHACKVFDTKRQIPDDVFENILKVGYVAPSSFGLEPTRVMVVKSKKVREEIKPLCWNQEQITTASELLIFKTLKSDLLAHTNYVNDAFKRKEKSGDELKAYIERFGAFLNTRGLDDYTIGYWSALQSYIIATSMMDYASYCGVDSCMLEGFERNALEKYFGIDSQKEQITLLLALGYRVKPQTKRYRIDFHEFVKFI from the coding sequence ATGGATAAATTTTTAGAAGGTGCGCTAATGCGCCATGCGTGCAAGGTGTTTGATACAAAGAGACAGATTCCAGATGATGTGTTTGAAAATATTTTAAAGGTTGGGTATGTCGCGCCAAGCTCGTTTGGGCTAGAGCCTACGCGCGTGATGGTTGTGAAAAGTAAAAAAGTGCGCGAGGAGATAAAGCCACTTTGCTGGAATCAAGAGCAAATCACTACTGCATCGGAATTGCTAATTTTTAAAACACTCAAAAGCGATTTATTGGCGCATACAAATTATGTCAATGATGCTTTCAAACGCAAGGAAAAAAGTGGTGATGAATTAAAAGCGTATATTGAGCGTTTTGGCGCGTTTTTAAATACACGTGGGCTTGATGATTACACAATCGGCTATTGGAGCGCGTTGCAGAGCTATATTATCGCTACTTCGATGATGGATTATGCTTCATATTGTGGGGTTGATTCGTGTATGTTGGAGGGATTTGAAAGAAATGCATTGGAAAAATACTTCGGCATTGATTCTCAAAAAGAGCAAATCACTCTTCTTTTGGCGCTTGGCTATCGTGTGAAACCACAAACTAAACGTTACAGAATCGATTTCCACGAATTTGTAAAATTTATTTAA
- a CDS encoding ribonucleoside-diphosphate reductase subunit alpha: protein MLDTITVIKRSGRTEPLDISKIQKYTSSAVAGLEGVSQSELEVDAKIHFKNGISTEKIQETLIKTAVDKIDVDTPNWTFVAARLFLYDLYHKVSGYTGYKKLADYFEHGENEGKLIKGLRQKFDLELLDSKIDPSRDLQFNYLGVKTLYDRYLLKNKDNKPIELPQHMFMAIAMFLAQNEKEPNVWAIKFYDMISKFEVICATPTLANARTTRHQLSSCYVGSTPDNIEGIFDAYKEMALLSKYGGGIGWDFSRVRGLGSFIDGHKNAAGGVVPFLKIANDVAIAVDQLGTRKGAIAAYLEVWHSDVNDFIDLRKNSGEERRRAHDLFPALWICDLFMKRVEANEYWTLLDPYQCNDLTELYGEAFEKRYEEYEKDPNIIKEQINAKELWKKILTNYFEAGLPFLCFKDSANRANPNAHIGIIRSSNLCTEIFQNTSPNHYKVQVEFEDGSFSEFGEHEEVRTDCGITKKANKLTSIDSVNGKKIFITTRISHDGQTAVCNLASVNLSKINTKENIERVLPIAIRMLDNVIDLNFYPNRKVKVTNSFNRAIGLGVMGEAEMLASKQIQWGSEAHLMKIDEIMEMISFNAINASSDLAVEKGKYPQFEGSNWSKGIFPIDLANKEALKLVNRDLFNAPCDWSTLREKVKAQGLRNGYLMAIAPTSSISILVGTTQTIEPVYKRKWFEENLSGLIPVVVPNLNLDTWNYYISAYELDQTKIIQAAAVRQKWIDQGQSTNIFMRLDRVSGKVLNDIYMLAWKLGLKSTYYLRSQSPELASESDTMDRSVECYNCQ from the coding sequence ATGCTGGATACAATCACCGTTATAAAGCGCAGTGGGCGCACAGAACCATTAGATATTTCTAAGATTCAAAAATATACTTCAAGCGCGGTAGCAGGATTAGAAGGTGTGAGCCAAAGCGAGCTAGAAGTTGATGCGAAAATCCACTTTAAAAATGGAATCTCCACTGAAAAAATCCAAGAAACTCTCATCAAAACCGCTGTGGATAAAATCGATGTTGATACGCCAAATTGGACTTTTGTCGCTGCGAGGCTGTTTTTGTATGATTTGTATCATAAAGTTTCTGGTTATACAGGTTATAAGAAGCTTGCAGATTACTTTGAGCACGGGGAAAATGAAGGCAAGCTTATTAAGGGTTTAAGGCAAAAGTTTGACTTAGAATTGTTAGATTCTAAAATTGACCCATCGCGTGATTTGCAGTTCAATTATCTAGGCGTTAAAACGTTGTACGATAGGTATTTGCTCAAAAATAAAGACAATAAGCCAATCGAGTTGCCTCAGCATATGTTTATGGCGATTGCTATGTTTTTGGCGCAAAATGAGAAAGAGCCTAATGTGTGGGCGATTAAATTTTACGATATGATTTCGAAATTTGAGGTGATTTGTGCCACACCGACACTTGCAAATGCACGCACTACGCGCCATCAACTGAGTTCGTGTTATGTGGGAAGCACACCGGATAATATCGAGGGTATTTTTGATGCGTATAAAGAAATGGCGCTTTTAAGCAAATATGGCGGTGGTATCGGTTGGGATTTTAGCCGTGTGCGCGGGCTTGGAAGCTTTATTGACGGGCATAAAAATGCTGCGGGTGGTGTTGTTCCGTTTTTAAAAATCGCAAACGATGTCGCAATCGCTGTGGATCAGCTAGGCACGCGCAAAGGTGCGATTGCTGCTTATTTAGAAGTGTGGCATAGCGATGTGAATGACTTTATAGATTTGCGTAAAAATAGTGGTGAAGAGCGCAGACGCGCGCACGATCTTTTTCCTGCGCTTTGGATTTGCGATCTTTTTATGAAGCGCGTTGAGGCGAATGAATACTGGACACTGCTTGACCCTTATCAATGCAATGACTTGACAGAGCTTTATGGCGAGGCGTTTGAAAAGCGCTATGAGGAATACGAGAAAGATCCAAATATTATCAAAGAGCAAATTAATGCAAAAGAGCTTTGGAAAAAGATTTTAACAAACTATTTTGAAGCAGGCTTGCCATTTTTGTGCTTCAAAGATTCTGCAAATAGGGCAAATCCTAATGCACACATCGGGATTATTAGAAGCTCAAATCTTTGCACAGAGATTTTCCAAAATACAAGCCCAAACCACTACAAAGTGCAAGTGGAGTTTGAAGATGGGAGTTTTAGCGAGTTTGGCGAGCATGAGGAGGTGCGCACAGATTGCGGCATTACAAAGAAAGCAAATAAACTCACAAGCATAGATTCTGTAAATGGTAAAAAAATCTTTATCACAACTAGAATCTCGCACGATGGGCAAACTGCAGTTTGCAACCTCGCAAGTGTGAATCTTAGCAAAATCAACACAAAAGAAAATATCGAGCGCGTGTTGCCTATCGCTATAAGAATGCTTGATAATGTGATTGACCTCAATTTCTACCCAAATAGAAAAGTCAAAGTTACAAATAGCTTTAATCGCGCCATTGGACTAGGTGTGATGGGCGAGGCAGAAATGCTTGCAAGCAAACAGATTCAATGGGGTAGCGAAGCGCATTTGATGAAAATTGATGAGATTATGGAGATGATTAGCTTTAATGCTATCAATGCAAGCAGCGATCTTGCGGTAGAAAAAGGCAAATATCCACAATTTGAAGGCTCAAATTGGAGCAAGGGTATTTTCCCCATTGATTTAGCAAATAAGGAGGCACTAAAGCTTGTAAATAGGGATTTGTTTAACGCACCTTGTGATTGGAGCACTTTGCGTGAAAAAGTCAAAGCACAAGGCTTAAGAAATGGCTATCTTATGGCGATTGCGCCTACAAGCTCAATTAGCATTCTTGTAGGCACTACGCAGACAATTGAGCCTGTATATAAACGCAAATGGTTTGAAGAGAATCTAAGCGGTTTAATCCCCGTAGTCGTGCCAAATCTCAACCTTGATACATGGAATTACTATATTTCAGCCTATGAACTCGACCAAACAAAGATTATTCAGGCAGCAGCCGTGCGTCAAAAATGGATTGATCAAGGACAAAGCACAAATATTTTTATGCGTCTTGATAGAGTAAGTGGAAAGGTGTTAAATGACATCTATATGCTCGCGTGGAAACTCGGACTAAAATCCACCTATTATCTACGCTCACAAAGCCCCGAGTTAGCAAGCGAAAGCGATACAATGGATAGAAGCGTTGAATGTTACAACTGCCAATAA
- a CDS encoding AsmA-like C-terminal domain-containing protein, with amino-acid sequence MRKKPTQPTKTKIPKQKRARSLFVFCGILIVLAFLGYKILNEGIYYKQFSIAGIEVEGFYLKLENKFILDIQKIDLTNASFFAKSTNEKDSTLSADFSRLSIDFVVDSIQNVLFVLSYFEKLNIHSVILPDGHERKLLYDGLSYAVYGPNFEMLLKVENLQSKILLTIQTLRFYPFFLESEGYLEYYTGKKNLEFNLTLLYNKNLDRLLHKLPDYESAQDSEIMTESNPTISLRGSTNFKHLTLLASSSKLKDIKFLQPYIRMLQNKDLEEWLFKKISFSSFTLQSLDLQISLDKDIISNLQRSIKANALVDDPKIYLDSSLTPIVAEDAILTLRDENLQINFNKPTFANHNLADSSVRLQLPFSKPIEIFIALRSQKIALDKPLLDLLYFFNIDLPLRTQGGALKAMLDFHLKMNKKGDIIPNVTGEISAQESTLVFLGQKIDARQVLANLSITSKAQNVKVNAKSLKYADIADLKTELDIDILTKNLQANIDINMLDIAPQKIFSQNTQALPSYLDINSAQDLMTKNIIKAILEENTSTIPSILQINSPKIAQNVVAQDSQKVVDSKVTDFAEATKPIESTQETAQESLSETLQEDTQDAQKDFMDLQEAQEITDSKDLHPQDSNQPNNVEYAHEQNLAEAKQNSLPQGDTVSKTESKDTIHESSTQNTKSTLSALTLQGSFKDGNLEITIPKLSFSLKQDVSGALSVGIKDISALYAHSPLLQYYGISAGSVELTQNPATPLEFGINAKLSNLKYPIYDKNKKLLSALSVFGNIDISKPIAEVSLNTKDKSFSMQKRGNSVFFMVNDYDVNVDELLDSAIPILSESFKDSHKKKKTLTQEQIEQENAFIRQKRRYEREHNIEPHILYLESNNMQIFFGNYIVPTDSATITMRDGRINTNASYGNGIANVDIANGEAQITLNNFSANFINEVMQKKLFEGGLFDLSGILRDGILQGEVHMQNTFFKDFVLVQNILALIDTIPSLIVFKKPGLTNEGYEIKEGSLMFWLNNEYLGLDKINLIGTAIDVTGNGLVDLEHKSLDLLLSASTIKTFSDILSSIPIIGYLILGDDGKITTNIVVSGSLSDPKTEVSLLEDVVTAPFKILRRVFTPFDMISDALLEKKKETQK; translated from the coding sequence ATGAGAAAAAAACCTACACAACCTACCAAAACCAAAATACCAAAGCAAAAAAGAGCAAGGAGTCTTTTTGTTTTTTGCGGGATTCTCATTGTTTTAGCCTTTCTTGGGTATAAGATTCTCAACGAAGGGATTTATTATAAGCAGTTTTCCATCGCTGGGATTGAAGTGGAGGGATTCTATCTTAAGTTGGAAAATAAATTTATTTTAGATATTCAAAAGATTGACCTTACAAATGCGAGCTTTTTTGCAAAATCTACGAATGAAAAAGACAGCACACTTTCTGCGGATTTTAGCCGGCTTTCTATTGATTTTGTCGTAGATAGTATCCAAAATGTGCTTTTTGTGCTTTCGTATTTTGAAAAACTTAATATTCATAGTGTGATTTTACCCGATGGACACGAGAGAAAGTTGCTTTATGACGGATTAAGCTATGCTGTGTATGGTCCAAATTTTGAAATGCTTTTAAAGGTTGAAAACCTGCAAAGTAAAATTTTACTTACTATCCAAACCTTGCGTTTTTATCCATTTTTCTTAGAAAGCGAAGGGTATTTGGAATACTACACCGGAAAGAAAAATTTAGAATTTAATCTCACTCTTTTATATAACAAAAATCTAGATCGTTTGCTCCACAAGCTTCCAGACTATGAAAGCGCACAAGATTCCGAAATAATGACAGAATCTAATCCTACAATCTCGCTTCGCGGAAGCACGAATTTTAAGCACCTAACTCTCCTTGCCTCTAGTTCAAAGTTAAAAGATATAAAGTTTTTGCAACCTTACATAAGAATGTTGCAAAACAAGGATTTAGAGGAGTGGCTGTTTAAAAAAATCTCCTTTTCTAGTTTCACTTTGCAATCGCTTGATTTGCAAATTTCTCTTGATAAGGACATTATCTCAAATCTGCAACGCTCAATCAAGGCAAATGCACTCGTTGATGATCCAAAAATTTATTTAGATTCTAGCCTTACGCCAATTGTGGCTGAAGATGCGATTTTGACCTTGCGCGATGAGAATCTGCAAATAAATTTTAATAAGCCAACTTTTGCAAATCACAACTTAGCAGATTCTTCAGTGCGCCTGCAATTACCATTTTCTAAACCGATAGAAATTTTTATTGCCCTGCGTTCGCAAAAAATCGCGCTTGATAAGCCATTATTAGATTTATTGTATTTTTTTAATATTGATTTGCCACTAAGAACGCAAGGTGGCGCACTAAAGGCTATGCTTGATTTCCACTTAAAGATGAATAAAAAAGGGGATATTATCCCAAATGTTACAGGTGAAATAAGCGCGCAGGAAAGCACGCTCGTGTTTTTGGGGCAAAAGATTGATGCAAGGCAAGTGCTTGCAAATCTCTCTATCACTTCAAAAGCCCAAAATGTCAAGGTGAATGCAAAAAGCCTGAAATACGCGGATATTGCGGATTTGAAAACCGAACTTGATATTGATATTTTGACAAAAAATTTGCAGGCAAATATTGATATAAATATGCTTGATATTGCACCTCAAAAGATTTTCTCGCAAAATACGCAAGCATTGCCGTCATATTTGGATATTAACAGCGCGCAAGATTTGATGACAAAAAACATTATAAAGGCAATTTTAGAGGAAAACACAAGCACGATTCCTAGTATTTTGCAAATAAACTCACCCAAAATAGCGCAAAATGTGGTAGCGCAAGATTCTCAAAAAGTTGTAGATTCTAAAGTCACAGATTTTGCGGAAGCCACAAAACCCATAGAATCCACGCAAGAGACAGCACAAGAATCTTTGTCAGAAACTTTACAAGAAGATACACAGGATGCGCAAAAAGATTTTATGGATTTGCAAGAAGCGCAAGAAATTACAGACTCTAAAGATTTGCACCCCCAAGATTCTAACCAACCAAACAACGTCGAGTATGCGCACGAGCAAAACTTGGCGGAGGCAAAGCAGAATTCACTTCCACAAGGTGATACGGTAAGTAAAACAGAATCTAAAGATACCATCCACGAAAGCTCCACCCAAAACACAAAATCAACGCTAAGCGCGCTCACATTGCAAGGTAGTTTCAAAGATGGGAATCTAGAAATCACAATCCCTAAGCTTTCATTTTCTTTGAAACAAGACGTTTCTGGCGCATTGAGTGTAGGTATCAAAGATATAAGCGCGCTGTATGCACACTCGCCACTTTTGCAGTATTATGGGATAAGTGCTGGGAGTGTGGAGCTCACCCAAAACCCCGCTACGCCGCTAGAATTTGGCATTAACGCAAAACTTAGTAACCTTAAATACCCTATTTATGACAAGAACAAAAAGCTTTTATCCGCGTTGAGTGTGTTTGGGAACATTGATATTTCTAAGCCGATTGCCGAAGTTTCTTTAAACACTAAGGACAAGTCGTTTAGTATGCAAAAGCGCGGAAATTCCGTGTTTTTTATGGTGAATGATTATGATGTGAATGTCGATGAATTGCTTGATAGTGCGATTCCGATTTTGAGCGAGAGCTTTAAGGATTCTCATAAAAAGAAAAAAACTTTAACGCAAGAGCAAATTGAGCAGGAAAATGCCTTCATTAGACAAAAGCGTAGGTATGAGCGCGAACATAATATTGAGCCGCATATTTTGTATTTAGAATCTAATAATATGCAAATCTTTTTTGGGAACTATATCGTGCCCACAGATTCTGCGACAATCACAATGCGCGATGGCAGAATCAATACAAATGCTTCATATGGCAATGGTATCGCAAATGTGGATATTGCCAATGGCGAGGCGCAAATCACGCTTAATAACTTTAGCGCAAATTTTATCAATGAAGTGATGCAAAAAAAGCTTTTTGAGGGCGGGCTGTTTGACCTATCTGGAATCTTGCGCGATGGAATCTTGCAGGGCGAAGTGCATATGCAAAATACTTTTTTTAAAGATTTTGTGTTGGTGCAAAATATTTTAGCACTCATTGACACAATCCCTTCACTTATCGTGTTTAAAAAGCCCGGGCTTACTAATGAAGGCTATGAAATCAAAGAAGGCTCGCTAATGTTTTGGCTCAATAATGAATATTTGGGACTCGATAAGATTAATCTCATTGGTACGGCTATTGATGTAACAGGAAATGGGCTGGTGGATTTGGAGCATAAGAGCCTTGACTTGCTTTTGAGTGCGAGCACGATTAAGACATTTTCGGATATTCTCTCAAGCATTCCAATTATTGGTTATCTCATCTTGGGTGATGACGGGAAAATAACAACAAATATCGTTGTGAGTGGAAGTTTAAGCGATCCTAAAACAGAAGTGAGCCTACTAGAAGATGTGGTGACTGCACCTTTTAAAATCCTGCGACGCGTTTTCACGCCATTTGATATGATTTCAGATGCGCTTTTAGAGAAAAAGAAAGAGACGCAAAAATAA
- the mltG gene encoding endolytic transglycosylase MltG has translation MPQVLNVPKGSIKSIITYLNAIDETQDKQFGKLDEWLMRLFWRPQSGVIALDSITTTAQGATATQDGNLTKGAFLRYLSTAKSATKEITLIPGETLHFFIQDLAQKFELDSQKLQDSYEKYFDLPDGVIVAETYKLPLGLDEDSLMKLLARLSYDWHKKQAIALLGKYNKEEWFYLVRKASIVQKEAANKEEMPIVAAVIENRLKLNMPLQMDGSLNYGAFSHTKVTPERIRNDTSAYNTYKHKGIPLYPSGSVSIDSLKAVIAPAEVDYLYFVRNPNGTHTFTKTYQEHKSHF, from the coding sequence ATGCCCCAAGTCCTCAATGTCCCAAAAGGCTCAATAAAGTCAATTATAACATATCTTAATGCCATAGATGAGACACAGGATAAACAATTTGGCAAACTTGATGAATGGCTTATGCGCCTTTTTTGGCGACCTCAAAGCGGCGTAATCGCGCTAGATTCTATCACGACAACAGCACAGGGGGCAACAGCCACACAAGATGGAAACCTCACAAAAGGCGCATTTTTGCGCTATCTAAGTACTGCAAAAAGTGCAACAAAAGAAATTACACTTATCCCGGGTGAGACACTACACTTTTTTATCCAAGATTTAGCGCAGAAGTTTGAGCTAGATTCCCAAAAACTTCAAGATTCGTATGAGAAATATTTTGACTTGCCCGATGGTGTGATTGTCGCAGAGACTTACAAACTTCCGCTAGGGCTTGATGAAGATTCTTTGATGAAACTTCTAGCACGGCTCTCTTATGATTGGCATAAAAAGCAGGCTATCGCATTGCTTGGAAAATACAACAAAGAGGAATGGTTTTATCTCGTGCGCAAGGCATCTATTGTGCAAAAAGAAGCCGCAAATAAAGAGGAAATGCCCATTGTCGCGGCAGTGATTGAAAATCGCTTAAAGCTTAATATGCCATTGCAAATGGACGGCTCGCTGAATTATGGTGCGTTTTCGCATACAAAAGTAACGCCAGAGCGTATAAGAAACGACACAAGTGCATACAACACCTACAAGCACAAGGGCATTCCATTATATCCCAGCGGAAGCGTGAGCATAGATTCTCTCAAAGCCGTGATTGCGCCAGCGGAAGTGGATTATCTCTATTTTGTGCGTAATCCAAATGGCACGCACACTTTTACCAAAACCTACCAAGAGCATAAAAGTCATTTTTAG
- a CDS encoding redoxin family protein produces MKKWLIFLLLLALLVILGAYFFTHTQIKQAPQINAQDSQTLLSLDDIALLDFQSQPTKLSTLANGKKIYLIAWASWCPYCLASLEELDFLAKKQNDDFIVLSVVSPNQRGEKEMSNFKEWFEGLEYKNLIVLFDTQGAILKRAQIFGYPTHLFLDSQANVRHISPGAMNSEHAKEILREI; encoded by the coding sequence ATGAAAAAATGGCTTATTTTTCTTCTCTTGCTTGCGCTTCTTGTGATTTTGGGTGCGTATTTTTTTACACACACGCAAATCAAGCAAGCGCCGCAAATAAATGCACAAGATTCCCAAACTCTCTTAAGTCTTGATGATATTGCTTTGCTTGATTTTCAATCCCAACCTACGAAGTTAAGCACACTTGCAAATGGCAAAAAAATCTATCTTATCGCGTGGGCGTCGTGGTGTCCATATTGTCTAGCGAGTTTGGAAGAGCTAGATTTTCTAGCCAAAAAGCAAAATGATGATTTTATCGTGCTAAGTGTAGTTTCACCAAATCAACGCGGTGAAAAAGAAATGAGCAATTTTAAAGAATGGTTTGAGGGTTTAGAATATAAAAATCTCATCGTGCTTTTTGATACGCAAGGTGCGATTTTAAAGCGCGCACAAATCTTTGGCTACCCCACGCATTTATTTTTGGATTCTCAAGCTAATGTGCGCCATATATCTCCGGGCGCGATGAATAGCGAGCACGCAAAAGAAATTTTGCGTGAGATTTAG